The genomic stretch AAACTCTTTCCTTCGTGTTAGTTTTTAGTATAGTATTTCCCTCCTTTGCCAGGTGGGATCAGACTTTCCATCCTTTCTGGTCTCCAGTACTCTGTGTCGAGCATGACTGATGCAGGATGTGGTAACAAAGCAGTTTGCTTGGTAAAATGTGTGTCTTGTTGGCCCAGTCAGTTCATTGCACCAGCTGAACTGCTAACAGTGGTAACAGGAGAGATGGAAAGAGGTGCTTccaaatttaaaatgaaaaggcaaGGAACAAAATGATCCTGTTGGTTCTTCACAGAGAAAGTGATTGACAGTATTGGTGACCTGCACTTTTAACCCTTTTTGTGATAGAATCtgtcttttccatttctcagtGCTTGCATCATGGAAGCAGATTAAGCCATTTCACTTCATTTCTTGTCTTTCTTCCTCAACAGTGTGTGAGGGGGCTGTGCTGTGGTTGTGAGCACCACAGGGAAACATGTAACTCACTTTCAGGAGACTGGAAAACAGGCCTTGGGCTCCCACAGCCACTGGAAACAGACTGTGTGCATGCCTGGGACCTGCTTTGCCCAGACTTGCAGGAAGGGATCATCTCACTGAGATTTGGAagcttgttttcccctttctttacGTGAAAGAGAGGTGGTCCTCTCTTTCCCTGTGGTCTGGAAGGGAGGTAGTTTGCAAATTAATAGGTGCTGCTCCATTCTTTCTCCTGtagtgggagaagggaaaggatgGTTAACGCTcactgctggcacagccaggtCCCTTTTACTCCTCACCTGGAGTAGAAgtatccctgcagggaagaagggattTGAGGAGAGTGGGACTGAATTGCAGGATACAGTTTTGGAGCAGCTGCCCAAACAGATCATCACTGATACTTTTCCTTAGCATCCTCCAATGTTCCCTGTactctcctcctcttctgtgCTGGCATCAGTGCTCCTGTGTGCTGGGATCAGCCAGAGCAAGGGCTCCCAGAAGGAAAATCAGCCCAATAAAATTGTTGGGTCCCTCACCCATGATGCCATGGTTGGGTCCCTCACCCATGGTACCAGTTCAACCACAGAGGGAACAGAGGTGGAATAAGTGACTGGAGGACAGGGTGACATCCCCACTCTCAGCCAGCAGAAGACAGTGTGAAAACCACGTGTCTTGAGACAGGGAGAGCAAAACTGTGTGTGGGattggagggagagagggacagttcatgcagccagcagcacagggggaaaGCATGGGCTGTGtcctcttccctttcccatccaGGGGATCCagcttaaaagagaaaaatgttggAAAAGGGCTCCTCCCCAATCCTGTATTTACTGTTATTAGCTCCTTCTAGCATTACAGCAAGGTACATAGAACTAAATCAAGCCCCCAAGGCCTAAATTTTTTGCAAGCCTGATGTGGCAGCCACTTTTTACTGTGTAACCCTGTTCTACATTACCGTCTGGTATTCCCAGCTGGTGCTAAAATCAACATTTACTGCTTTTTACTGAGCACAAATGATTTTCCTACCCATTTTCACATACAGACTGGTTTGTTTCAATTCACAGATTCCCCCAAAATGTTTCACAATTCTTCAGATTTCAAGAGATGTCTTTTCAAGATTaggtttctgggtttttttcctcaatatttaaaaaatatttttattttctgtgactcTATCTGCTATTGCTCCATCCTTTAGCTACCTTTTATAAGTGGTCAGTTACTTTTGCTTTCTCCATACTTCAGTGTCAGCCCTTTTAGTTTACCAGTGAGAATGAAGATAACTTTCTTGTTTGCCTACCAGCATTTATGAACCAAGCCCAAGCTCTATTTATAACAGTCCCTCGAAGAATGAAGACTGTCATTTCTTTCACAGCTGTGGAATCTGCTCTGTTTGTTTAATGGTAGTCATCTATCTTTATTCTCCAGAAGTGCAACTCCTCAAGGGCAAGGCTTTCAAGCATGCAGAAACAGAGGGTTCTTCATTCAGAAGCAATTATTTCATAATGCACCAAAATGAGGGACTCGAGTGAGGACTTAATTACCATTTCACCAAAATCCCAGGATGCTCAGGCCCTTCCAATGTAGGAGTGCATGGTGAAGGCGTGTAGCAAATGGAGCTTAAAACAGAGCAGTGCGTGGTTCTGCAGAGAAATGCCGTCATAGGGAAGATGCCTTTCCTTTTCTACATATCTGTATCCACATATTACTTCAGTGCAGGCTTCCTGCCACATTTTAGACCTGAGTGCTTTGTCAGCTCTGCTACACCATGGGTTTTTTCTGATAATAGTGATCTTGCACAGTTGTTCTGGTCAAAGATCAAATTCAGACCCAAGTCTCCTCACTTTGCCTCAGACTGGCTCTGTGGTGACTGCTGACTTACCCCAGGGTGAATTTTCAAATCAAGTCTACAAAGGCACTTAACTTTTGAGAAACAAACTCTTAAATTCTGGAGTTACACTTGTAATCTTTAAAGGTTGCTCCAATTCCTCAGTCTTGTTGTCTAGGACAAATTTTCCACTGGATAGTAATTTTCAGGTTGGTTGTATTTTATGCCTAAACTACATTATAATGCCCCATAAAACATTATGTTAACTGAGTTTTTGATTACACCACTTTGTCTATGGTCTAGGCAGAACGGGGTTATCCCCAGGCAAACTTCAGATATCATTTCACTTTCTGCCTGGTTTAGCATAACACAAATTGCTAGTGATTAAATTTGCATGACTTAAGAAGTTATTGGACTTCAGCTGGTAGTTGCTGTCTCTCAGCTTGAATGTGATTCTAGCAAGGCCATTTCACTTGACGGGAAAGCAACTTccagctgtggagagaaaaagaCTTCTCTCTCTATTTCACTGATAGTAGCCAGCCTAGCTGGAAAATCTGAATTATTTAACTATTTGCATATTTGATCGCCTTGACAAATACATTTCCAGAGGACAGTTCATGATACCTAAAGCAGGAGGCGCTTTCCCTGTTGCTGCATGCCTAACGTGAGCACTGATACTTCCATTATAACATTATACAAAATCCAGAGTATTTCATGCATTTTTCAGTGTAAATCATTCTAATCAGCGACCACTTACTCTGTGTTTCCAGCAAGGATGTATCCTAACTGTTGTAAATGTGTGTTTCTAGATTTTGTTGTTCACCAGATTTTGCCCTACCAGTCCGTTTCAGTGGACACGTTCAACTCAAAGAATGATGTGTTTGTAGCCATTGCACAGCCCAGCATGGAGAACTGCATGGTGCTGGAGTGGGATCACATTGAAATGAATTTCAGGAGTTATGACAATATCACAGGTATATGAACACTGGGATTGCAGTCACTGATGAACTGTTGGCATTTCACAAGGATAAGATTTGTAGATGGGAccggtttgttgggttttgtccTGTATCTCTGTTGAATTTGGCTGATTGAAGTCACCCATGTTTGGACATGAGTGACTCCATGGAGTAATGCATCATTTAACACGTGCATTTAACCTTactgtagcttttttttttccattctttttttgTCCATTCTTGTAAATTGTTCTGAAGGCACAAACACTTGCTGTAAATGTCACATCATAGGCCAGCTTAGCACTCACTGCCTCAATCATACAGCAAGTTAAAGCAGAAGCTGAAGGAGCACATGATCTTGCTAAACTGCCTGCAAAACAGAATATAAAAAGAATCTATTGCATGTAGAAGGAAACAGGTCTGAAGGATGCCTTCAGGCTGAGCTGACCAGGAAGCCAGtttaaaatgacagaaataCTTAAACTGTGGTTGTTACCTGAAGAGATGTGCTGTAAAGCTTCCACATTTACTTTCAGTTTACAAACATGCTTACTTAACATCTTGGCCAGATTACTGATCATACAAAGAGCCTGTGTGGATGCCAGATGATGCTCTAATGCTGATTTTCTAATAACTGTTCTGTCCCTAACCAACACTAGTGGTGCTCAGTCACACCATGACAGCAGAGACAGACTCTTAAGAGTTGTTATCTGCTGCCTGGTTTCCCAGATACTCCAAGCCAGAGGTTTTGAAGACTCAGGAGCTAAATTTATCCATGGAgcatctttccatcctgttgCTTGTTGTGTATTATAGATTATTTTTTACCTTACATTTTGGGAGACATAGAGTATGCTGCATCCTCATCTGATGTTGAATTCTACAAAGACAACAAGCACTTACCTCCTCAGATCAGCTGTGTGTGTCACTAATGAAAGTTTACAAGAAGCTACCCCTCTGTCAGGAAAATTTGGAAATGAAGGATATTACTTTTTTTAGGTTTCATTGTGTTCTGGTAGATTAGGATAAAATACGTACCAGGGATGTAAACTGAGAAGTCAACAGCCCAGAGAGAGCTAGCTGAGCCCTAGAAAAACTGCAGAAATGAAACTGAGAGTGTGAGTCATTTGCAAAGACAGCTGCCTTTCAGGGGTGTCTCACCTTCCTCTGAATGACTTGATTTCTGCCAGGGACTTGTGTCCTAGCTGCAAACCCAGAGTTTGTTCCTGGAAGGTCTGAGCTCAAGCTCTGGACTGAAATGTACGTGAACCTGAGATTTTTGCCAGAGGACACAGGCACATAAAGAGCCTCCTGCAGAGCCTGAAGAGTGTTTTgtagccctctggagccagcTCCACAGAGAATTTCACTACTTACCCATGCTTGGCATTTGGATATCTAAATTTAGGCTTCTACAACATGGGCTTATGGAGCTGAGCTAGTTGTCAAAGTTGCCTTTACAGTGAACATGCAGAGAAAGGCATTGCTGTCCTCTGCAGAACGAGGCAGGAGACAGGTGAAAGCTCTTCTAGAGTGTGTTTTGACTAAGTTAGATCAGAAGGAGCCTGGATGATCAGCTCAAGCATTCATACTTGTGCTGCAGATACCTTGCTGTACTTGAGAGGAAGGTACGCCCAGCTGTCCTGCACTGGGAGGGTGGCAGATCATCCCAAGCCAGCTCTGAAAGCCATGGGTAGGGGACCAGCAGAGGAGCCAGGTCCAATCACCTGTGGTGACTGACCAAGCATGCATTGGGGAACTTGTGCAACTGTAGTTCTACTTAAACTGTGCTTCACAGAGGAATTCCTCTCTGCTTCCAACAACACCCATTATAATAGTCTTGTTACTTTTTTGATGTGGTTCTTGTATAGTGTAACTTGACATTCTCAAAACAGATCATAACCTGATCTGATCTATCTGGCAACTGcaatatttctaaatatttctaGTTTACAAAATCTCAAGAATACCTAAAAGAAACAACAGAGTTAGATTTATCTTTTCATCCTGCTGTCAGGTGATATATCCACAAGATGCATCTGTATTTCTATGTACAGTAGCAAAAAGCTGACTCTAACCCTTCTGGGAGCAAGAAAAATATACTATACTTCATTCTTCTAGTTAAGATGGAAAGATAGACATTacaagaataagagaatttCAGATGTCTGATGAATGGCAAGATAAAAATTCTTgtcatttttaaataataaaatttagcTTAAATAATTGTTTTGGATATTAGGGGCCATCTGTTTGAacaaacagagaaataaaaactattttgcATAAAAATAATTAGCATTTTATGGTACATCATACTTGCACACCTTGCAGGGTGGGACAAGTCATCTCTCCAGGTACTGGGAAGTAAAAGCTTGAAGAGACACTCTGATGGCATGCAGCAGAAGACAAAATTATGAGATGGTGCAGGTTTAAAAAAGGGGGGAGAGGCAATTTGGTAACATCTGTGGTGTAAAGGGTGCTTTGTGCTGTGCTAATAtatgtgttgttttgttttctttctttgggcAATAGGTCAGTCTATAGTGGGATGTAAAGCCATTCTTGTTGGTGACCAAGTCTTTGTGGTGGTGGCACAGCTCTTTGGTGGCTCACACATTTACAAGTTTGATGAAAGCTGGACGAAGTTTGTCAAATTCCAGGATATTGAAGTATCTCGCATTTCCAAGCCAAATGATATAGAGCTTTTTGAGATAGACAACGAAATGTTTTTTGTCATAGCAGATAGCTCTAAAGCAGGTTTGTCAACAGTGTATAAGTGGAATAACAAAGGATTTTATTCATATCAGTCTCTCCACGAGTGGTTCAGGGACACTGATGCTGAGTTTCTTGATATAGATGGGAAATCACATTTAATCCTCTCTAGCCGTGCCCAGGTGCCCATTATACTCCAGTGGAACAAAGCCTCCAAAAAGTTTGTCCCACACAGTGAAATCCCCAACATGGAAGATGTCTTGGCTGTGAAGAGTTTCAGGATGCAAGATGACCTTTACATCACTCTCACAAGATTCATCGGTGACTCCAGAGTTATGAAATGGAATAGCAAACAGTT from Aphelocoma coerulescens isolate FSJ_1873_10779 chromosome 4, UR_Acoe_1.0, whole genome shotgun sequence encodes the following:
- the LGI2 gene encoding leucine-rich repeat LGI family member 2 isoform X2, whose product is MFSHLPSLQLLLLNSNSFTVIRDDAFAGLFHLEYLFIEGNKIETISRNAFRGLRDLTHLSLANNHLKALPRDVFSDLDSLIELDLRGNKFECDCKAKWLFLWLKMTNSTVSDVLCIGPAEYQDKKLNDVTSFDYECTTTDFVVHQILPYQSVSVDTFNSKNDVFVAIAQPSMENCMVLEWDHIEMNFRSYDNITGQSIVGCKAILVGDQVFVVVAQLFGGSHIYKFDESWTKFVKFQDIEVSRISKPNDIELFEIDNEMFFVIADSSKAGLSTVYKWNNKGFYSYQSLHEWFRDTDAEFLDIDGKSHLILSSRAQVPIILQWNKASKKFVPHSEIPNMEDVLAVKSFRMQDDLYITLTRFIGDSRVMKWNSKQFVEIQALPSRGAMTLQPFSFKNNYYLALGSDYTFSQIYQWDGEKKIFRLFKEIYVQAPRSFTAVSTDRRDFFFASSFKGNTQIFEHIKIDLSL